In Dehalococcoidia bacterium, the genomic window CGGCCCGGTCTGTCCGAACCCGGAGACGGATACCACGATGAGCCGGGGGTTGATCGCCTTCACCTTCTCGTAGCCGAAACCGAGCCGGTCCATCACCCCGGGCCGGAAGTTTTCGACGAGCACATCGCCCCATTTCATCAGGCGCGTCAGGACCTGCTGGCCCTCTTTTCTGGTCATGTCGAGCGCCAGGCTCTTCTTGTTGCGATTGAAGTAGGGGAAGTACCCGCCCCAGTCCTCGACCACGGGCGGATTCCACCTGGAGGGGTCACCCGTCAGCGGCTCGACCTTGATGACCTCAGCGCCCATGTCACCGAGGGTCTGGGTGCAGACGGGGCCGGACGCGTACCGCGTCAGGTCCACCACACGCGTCCCGGTCAGAGCGCCCGTGGCTGTCCGTTCATGTGTCGCCATATCGCCTCCCGGCACGGATTCTTTGCTGGTTCACCGGCTCGCGGGGCGTCCTACGGCCGCGTCGGCAGCACGATCTTGGCCTGCCCGACCGCCGTCTTCTCGGCGTACTGGTTCTCGGCCCAGAAATCGCACTGCGCAAGGTGCTCGCCGTCCTTGACGGACTTGCCGGTCACGCGGCCATGGTACCACTGGGTGTCGCCCTCCACGCCGGGGCGACGCACCTGCACCTCCAACTCGCGGAGCCAGCCGTCGTCGCCCATCCAGTTGGTGCACAGGTGGCTGGCCCACGCGATGCGCTGTGGCCCATAGTCGAAGAACGAGGGAATGCCCGCCTTCTGCGCGGCGTCTTTGTCCATGTGAACGCGCTCCGGGCAGTCCGGCACGTTGAGCTCGTTGCGCATGGCCACTTGAGGCCGGCGCTTGATGACCCAGTAGCGGATTTCGTTGGCCCACATGTGATAGGGCGCGTGGCTTCCCCACGCCATCTTGAAACACACGGCGTCGGACATGGTGTACGGCCCCTTCACCACGGGCTGCATCGCGTCGCCGACCTTCACGTCCTCCCAGTAGCGCGGCTTGTTGCCGCGAATCTCTTCCACCTCTATCCCCTTCCCAATGCGCTGCAGTTCCTCCTCCGTGTACACGTGGGGCTTGCGAGAATAATAGCTGCGGTCCTGCGACGTCTCTCGCTCGTAGCGGAAGACGTGCGAGTACGCGGTCGCAATAAGCTCCTTGGTCTGGTTGCGATAGTTCGCGAACTGGGTCTGGAAGAAGGTGCGCCCGCCGAACTGGGTGGGCCGCTCCACCACGTCGTGCAGGCCGCCCGTGATGAAGACGCGGTCGTACAGGTGGACGGGCTTGTGGAACACCCACCTCATGCCCGCGTGCAGAGCGTGGACGCCGGGCATGCCGAAGCGGCTCGCGTGGTAGCCGCAGCTCATGAGCCAGAGCGGTTGGTTGATGAGACCCTTCCACCGCGTCTTCTTCGCGTACTCCTCGTCCCGCCAGAACGGGTTCGGGTCGCCGATGCCGTCCGCCCAATGGCGGAAGGTGTCGCGCGTGCCCTCCGAGTTCCACTGGTGCCGCGCGGGATGCTCCTTCCCTTTGTCCGCCAGGAGATCCTTGACCATCTCGTCCGTTATTTTCGCTTCAGTGCCGCGCCCGAGGGGCTCTTCCATCGGTTCAATTCTCCTGTTCTATGTTCTTCTGGCTGTGTGCGAAGTGATTTCCGGCGAAGGCGCGATTCACGGACTCCCTCGCCGAACGGGGTGACGGTGTGAAGGGTCAGAGCAGAGCGGAGGCTCAGCCGCGGGGCCGCGCTGACGCCATGGGGACGATTCACCGGACACATGAGAGCAATCGCGGCGATGCGAGCAGCCTACGAGCGCGCGCTCTTCGCCAGCGCCTCCCAGAACGCGGAGCGGTCGCCGGGCCCGAAGTCCACCATCAGGTGAATGCGGTCAACCAGCCCTTCGTAGCGCTGCCGCAGTTGCGGGACCAACTCGTCCCACTCTCCCGTGACGGCGACCTCGCGCTCCATGTCCTCAGGGATGACCCGCTCCATCTCCTCCCACTTGCCTTCCTTGGCAAGCTGGTTCAGTCGAGGGTTTATCTCGCCCCAGCCGTAGGGGTCGAGCATGCTTGGCCGGTAGGTGGGGGTGGAGGCGTAGAAGGCGATCCAGCGCCGCACGGCCTTGCGCTCCTCCGCCTTCTCCGCTTTCGTGCGGCCCGTGATGGCGAAGACGGACGAGGCGATGACCACGCTCTTCGGGTCCCGGCCCGCGCGCGCGGCGCCCTCACGGATGCCGGGCAGCACGGAGTCCTTGAGATAGCGCACCGTGTTGAGCGGGTGGACGGCCAGGCCGTCCGCGAGCTCGCCCGCCAGACGAATCATGAGCGGCCCGGCGCCAGCCAGGTAAACAGGCGGCATCTTGTACGGGATGGGGCCGGGGTTGAACATGTGGTTCATCAGCGTGACCGTGTAGTACTGACCGGTGAAATCCGGCGGGCGTCCGTTCTGCCAGCACTCCCACACCTGGCGCATCGCCTGCACGTACTCGCGCATGCGGGCTGCGGGCGGCGCCCACGTCATGCCGAACCGTCGCGTGATGTGCGCCTTGACCTGCGTGCCCAAGCCAAGGATGAACCTGCCTTTGGAGAGCTGCTGCAGGTCCCAGGACGAGTGCGCGGCGACAGTAGGGCTGCGCGGAAACGCCAGCGCTATGGAGATGCCCAGCTCTATGCGCTCCGTGCTCTGCGTGGCCAGCGCCAGGCACAGGTACGGGTCATGCTTTGTCTCGTCATTCCACAGGCCCGCGAAGCCGAGCCGCTCCGCGTAGCGGGCGACCTCGGCCATCTCCTGCGGACTCGCCGTCCATGTCTTCGCGTCGAACTGCATGTCGTTGTCCGCTTCTCTACTTCAGCTTGAATACTTTTTCCGCCACGCCGTGGTAGAGAAGCTCGCGCGACTCATCCTTGAGCGGGAGCTTGTTCAGGTCGCCGATGCTCTCCTCCCAGTTCACGTTGATGGTCGTGCCCCACATCACCTTGCCCCGGCCCCACGTATCGATGAAATGGACGAACTTCTCGCTCCAGCGCCGGGGCGGCGTACCCGACGTGGCGATGTATACATTCGGGTGCTTGTGGGCGAGCGCCATGAGTGAGTCCTCCCACGGGCCGACGTAGTGCGTCGCGACGATGACGAGGTCGTTGAAATAGCACGCCACGTCGTCCAGCAGCTCCGGGTGCACGGTGCTCGTGGGCTGTATCTCCGGCAGCCATCCAACGAACATGCCGATGGGCTTGCCGACTTCCTCGCACGCGGCGTAGAACGGGTACCAGTCGCGGTGGTTGAGAGGCCGCTCGAAACCTGTGGCGAAGAAGTGCGCGCCGACAAATCCGCGCTGCGTGGTGAGCACCTGCTTCATCTCACGCACGCCGCGCATCCGGTCGAAGGGGTTGATGGAGTACCAGCCGCGCAGTCGGCCGGGGTACTGGGCTATCTTCTGGGCGACGCGCTGCCACGTGTGGTCCTGGACCAGCCGCCCCGTAGTGACGGAGCGCATCTTCCACGCGGGCATGACCACGTGGCTGATGTGCGCCGTGTCCATCAGTTTGACGGCCTCGCTCAAGGGGCGCTCGACCATCTTGACGTTGTGTTTCAGAAAGACCTGGCGCAGCGGCTCGAAGTCCGGGTCTCCTTCAGTGTCCGGCAGGAAGGGGAAGTGCAGGGCTATCCTGTCCTGGGGCTCCGGCAGGGGATTGAAGACGTCTATGAGGTGCATGTTTCCTTTCCGTTCGTATGATGTGTCAGGAGACGCCGCGGCTAGAAGCCCTTCGCGACCTCTACGACATTCTCTCTCTTGAAGGTTTCAATGTCCGCGGCGCCGTAGCCCAGCTCCTTGAGTATGGCCAAGGTGTCCTGCCCCGCGACGGTCGCCGCACGCCAGACCCTCCCCTTCGTGACGGAGAGCTTGTACGGGAAGCCCACCTGCCACATCTTGCTGCCGCCGGGTGTCTCCACCTGGATGACCGACTCCCGCGCGCGCATATGCGGGTCGTCCATGACCTCGTAGCCGATGTTGACAGGCGCGACCTGCGTGCCGACTTCCTGGCTCAGGATGTGGAACCATTCGTCGCGCGGCTTCTCCTTGAACTTGCGACGCAGGAATCCGCGGACCCTGGTCCGCATCTTGCCCTCGTCAGTCTGGTGCTTGGTCCACTCAGGCTTTCCAAAATAGACGCACAGTTTCTCCCAGAACCAGGACTCAATGATGCCCAGCGAGATGTATTTGCCGTCCTTGCACTGGTACATGTTGTACGCGGGATAAATGCCCTGCAGGTTCTTGGACGGCGGCGACTCGCTCCCCGGCGGCCCGCCCGGCAGGATGCGGTCTATCCTCGGGTCCTTGAAGCACTCGGCGGCAGGGATGGTGGTCGAGGCGTCCGCGTAGGAGACGTCCACGTACTGGCCCACGCCGTGGCGCTCGCGGACAACCAGCGCCAGGAGGATGGCGACCTCCAGGTTCGTGCTCGCCTGACGGTCCGCCCAGTTCGTCGTCGGCAGAAACGGTCTGCCCTTGTTGTCCAGCGGCACCATGCCCGCGATCGCCTGGTAGTTGATGTCGTGGCCGGGGAAGTCACGGTAGGGCCCGTCCTGGCCATATCCGGAGAGCGAGCAGTAGATGATCTTCGGCTGTATCTTGCGAATGGCCTCGTAGCCCACGCCGAGGCGGTTGACCACGCCCGGGCGGAAGCCCTCCACGATCACGTCGGACGCGCGCGCGAGCTTGTAGAAGACCTCTCGCGCCCGCGGGTCATGGAGGTTCAGCGTGATGCTGCGCTTGTTCCGTCCCACCGACCAGGCCCCGTTGAACCCGCGCGCCGCGGCGTACCCCGGTCTGCACACAGCGATGACGTTCGCGCCCATGTCCGCCAACGCGGAGGTGGCCGCCTGGCCGGGCGCGTTCAACGTGAGGTCCAGGATGGTGATGCCTTGCAGGTCCGCCATGTCGCCTCCTGACAGTCAGTAGCGTTCGGAAAGAGCAGGCGCCTTCCATTGCGACCGTGCCCCTCCGCCGAAATCGGACAGGTTATCGCATCATCCGTGGCAGGACGAGGATGATGTCCGGGAAAGCATAGAACAGCGCCAGAGTAAACATGTCGGCGACGATGAAGGGTGCGACGCCAATCCACATGGCGTTGAGCTTGACGCCGGGCGCGACACCCTTCAGCACGTACACGTTCAGACCCAAAGGAGGCGTAATAAGGCCTATGCCCGCCATGCGGATGATGAAGATGCCGAACCAGACCGGGTCCCATCCCAGGGTACGGACCACGGGCATCAAGAAGGGAAGGGTGATGAGCATCATCGCCAGCGGGTCAAGAAACATGCCCAGAAATATGTAGAGAAGAATAAGCACGATGTAGAACTGGAGAGGTGGCAGTCCCAGGTTGATGACGTGAGAGGCGGCGGTCTGCGCCACCCCGCTTACCGTCAGGAAGACCGTGAAAACGGAGGCCCCGATAAGGATGACGAGCACCATGACCGTGGATTCCATAGTGCCCCGGAAGGTGGACGACATGACAGCCTTGGAGAGCTTTCCACGTACCGCCACGAGGGCGAACACGCAGACGGCCCCCACCGCGGCGGCCTCCGTGGGCGTGGCAATACCCAGATAGATTGTGCCCATGACAAGCATCATGATGACCATCGTGGGCATGATACCCTTCAGGGATGCGAAACGCTCCCGCCATGTGACCGTCACGGCATGGGAAGGCGCCCACCCTGGCTTCCAACGCAGCAAAACGAATATGACGACGAAGTAGGAGGCCATCACGACGAACCCCGGCAGGAACCCCGCGATCAGGACTTTGCCGATGGATGTCTCGGTGATAAGCCCGTAGAGGACGGCGGTGATGCTGGGTGGGACCAGGATATCCATCGTAGCGCCTGCCGCAATGGTCCCGGACGAGAGTCTATCGTCATAGCCTCGCGCTTTCATTTCGGGCAGGGCGACGCGCCCAAAAGTGGCGGTGGACGCCGCGCTGGACCCGCTGATGACGGAGAAGCCGAAAACACCCAGAATGGTGGCGTATGCGAGCCCGCCGCGGAAGCGTCCCACCCACTTGTACGCGGCGTCGAAAAGCTCCGTGGCTGTACCGGACACGATGAGGAAGTTCCCCATCAGAATGAACAGCGGCAACACCGTGAGCACGGTGCTCTCCGTCGCGCCGAAGGGACCGAAGCGGGCAAATCCCAGGGTGGTGTCCACGCCGCGCAGCAGAAGAAGCCCCCCGAGGCCCGTGAACATGAAGGCGAACCCGATGGGCATACCCAGCAGAACGAGTACCGCCAGAACGGCGAACCCCAGCGCGCCTATGGTCTCGTTCGGCATGCTACTCTTCCACCATGGCGCTCTGGGCAGACCCATGCAGAGCGCCCCATATGTTGATCAGGAAGCGGACGCAGAGGAGCATCCCTCCTATGGCCGCCAGAAGGCGGAACGGCCACAGGACGAAGGGGACCGTGGCCTCTCGCAGGCTCATGTTCGCATAGTTCTGCAAGAAACTGACATAGCTTTGCCACACCACGACCGCCATCGCCAGGAAGGCCATCACGGTGAACACAAGGTAAATGGCGCGGCGTGCCCCATCAGGGAAGTAGCGTACCAGCGCCGTGATCCGGACATTCCCGTTCCTGGCCGCCAGCGCCCCCATGCCCGCGAACGCGATGACCGGCATCACCATCGCGCTGAGCTCCGGCACGTTTGGCACGGGCGACCGCAGGAAATAGCGGCCCACCACGTCGGCCACGATGCCCCACATCATGACGAAGATCAGGACGCCGCCCATGGACTCAAATAGGTTCTCCACCCGCGCCCACACGGTCGTGCGCTCGGGGGTTTCCTTATGCTCCGTCTGGGGTTCAGTCATAGCTCACCGCGCCTATCGGCAATATGCAGGCCGCGCTCCATCGGCCTTGTCGCAAAACAAGCGAGAATGATCACGCCGGTCAACATAGCGTGTGCGCGCGGTTAGCCGCGCGCACACGCTACTTGTCTACACGGGTTTACTTACCGCTGTTTGCCGCCTCGGCAAGCTGCAGCAAGCGGTCCAGATACGCGGTCACGGGGGCGCCGCGCTCCTTCTCAACGCTGGCCGCCCACGCCTTAACGGCGGGCACCGCCAGCGCCTTGAGCTTCGCGCGCTCAGCGGCGGATATCTCAACCACCTTGGCGCCTTCGGCCTGCATCTTCTTCATGTTCGGCGCCATCTCGTCGTCGAACTGCTTGGCCAGCTGGTCTGGGACCATGTCACTGACGTCAAGAATGATCTTCCGGTCGGCGGGCGATATCTTGTTCCACGTGTCTTTGTTCAAGGCCAACCAGCCTAGAACAGGCGCACCTACGTCCCACTGCAGTGCGTACGGGGCGACTTCGTACCAGCGGAGGTTGCTCCAGGCGTCGTACGCGCCCAGAGTGCCGTCTACGGTGCCGCGCTGGACCGCCTCATACGTCTCCGGGCCGGAGAGCGACACGTTCGTGCCGCCCACGGCCTTCATAATGTCGGGCCAAGGCGGCCCCCCCGCGCGAATCTTTATGCCCTTGAAGCCGTCCACCGTTTCGAAAGGCTTCTTGACGAACACCTGGTAGGACATCTGGCCCAGGGGAGCCAGCGGCACCAAGTTGTTCTTGTCGAACTCCTTCTGCAAGACATCTTCCTTGAGAAGCTTGTGGGCCAGGACCAGCGTCTTTCGCGCGTCGCCCGGCGTGGCGAACGGCGCGCCAAACGTCAATGCCATCGGCATATTGGACGGGTAGTAGATGGGCCAGACCGCGCCGCCGTCCGCGACGCCCGTGTTAATGGCCTCTAGGCTCTTGTTGGACCCGGCCAGCGCGCCCGCGAAGTGAAACTTGAACTGCACTCGGCCGTTGGTCTTCTCCTGAATCGTCTTGCCCCACCACTCGACGACGGCGGGTCGTCCCGAGCCCGCCGCGCCCGGGTCAAGGA contains:
- a CDS encoding CoA transferase; the encoded protein is MATHERTATGALTGTRVVDLTRYASGPVCTQTLGDMGAEVIKVEPLTGDPSRWNPPVVEDWGGYFPYFNRNKKSLALDMTRKEGQQVLTRLMKWGDVLVENFRPGVMDRLGFGYEKVKAINPRLIVVSVSGFGQTGP
- a CDS encoding MaoC family dehydratase N-terminal domain-containing protein, yielding MEEPLGRGTEAKITDEMVKDLLADKGKEHPARHQWNSEGTRDTFRHWADGIGDPNPFWRDEEYAKKTRWKGLINQPLWLMSCGYHASRFGMPGVHALHAGMRWVFHKPVHLYDRVFITGGLHDVVERPTQFGGRTFFQTQFANYRNQTKELIATAYSHVFRYERETSQDRSYYSRKPHVYTEEELQRIGKGIEVEEIRGNKPRYWEDVKVGDAMQPVVKGPYTMSDAVCFKMAWGSHAPYHMWANEIRYWVIKRRPQVAMRNELNVPDCPERVHMDKDAAQKAGIPSFFDYGPQRIAWASHLCTNWMGDDGWLRELEVQVRRPGVEGDTQWYHGRVTGKSVKDGEHLAQCDFWAENQYAEKTAVGQAKIVLPTRP
- a CDS encoding CaiB/BaiF CoA-transferase family protein, which codes for MADLQGITILDLTLNAPGQAATSALADMGANVIAVCRPGYAAARGFNGAWSVGRNKRSITLNLHDPRAREVFYKLARASDVIVEGFRPGVVNRLGVGYEAIRKIQPKIIYCSLSGYGQDGPYRDFPGHDINYQAIAGMVPLDNKGRPFLPTTNWADRQASTNLEVAILLALVVRERHGVGQYVDVSYADASTTIPAAECFKDPRIDRILPGGPPGSESPPSKNLQGIYPAYNMYQCKDGKYISLGIIESWFWEKLCVYFGKPEWTKHQTDEGKMRTRVRGFLRRKFKEKPRDEWFHILSQEVGTQVAPVNIGYEVMDDPHMRARESVIQVETPGGSKMWQVGFPYKLSVTKGRVWRAATVAGQDTLAILKELGYGAADIETFKRENVVEVAKGF
- a CDS encoding amidohydrolase family protein, whose protein sequence is MHLIDVFNPLPEPQDRIALHFPFLPDTEGDPDFEPLRQVFLKHNVKMVERPLSEAVKLMDTAHISHVVMPAWKMRSVTTGRLVQDHTWQRVAQKIAQYPGRLRGWYSINPFDRMRGVREMKQVLTTQRGFVGAHFFATGFERPLNHRDWYPFYAACEEVGKPIGMFVGWLPEIQPTSTVHPELLDDVACYFNDLVIVATHYVGPWEDSLMALAHKHPNVYIATSGTPPRRWSEKFVHFIDTWGRGKVMWGTTINVNWEESIGDLNKLPLKDESRELLYHGVAEKVFKLK
- a CDS encoding TRAP transporter small permease; its protein translation is MTEPQTEHKETPERTTVWARVENLFESMGGVLIFVMMWGIVADVVGRYFLRSPVPNVPELSAMVMPVIAFAGMGALAARNGNVRITALVRYFPDGARRAIYLVFTVMAFLAMAVVVWQSYVSFLQNYANMSLREATVPFVLWPFRLLAAIGGMLLCVRFLINIWGALHGSAQSAMVEE
- the dctP gene encoding TRAP transporter substrate-binding protein DctP, with the translated sequence MRKLFSLVMLFALVAAGCTTPTAPAAPSQPAAPAAQPTRAPQPTAAPAVQPITLQILDPGAAGSGRPAVVEWWGKTIQEKTNGRVQFKFHFAGALAGSNKSLEAINTGVADGGAVWPIYYPSNMPMALTFGAPFATPGDARKTLVLAHKLLKEDVLQKEFDKNNLVPLAPLGQMSYQVFVKKPFETVDGFKGIKIRAGGPPWPDIMKAVGGTNVSLSGPETYEAVQRGTVDGTLGAYDAWSNLRWYEVAPYALQWDVGAPVLGWLALNKDTWNKISPADRKIILDVSDMVPDQLAKQFDDEMAPNMKKMQAEGAKVVEISAAERAKLKALAVPAVKAWAASVEKERGAPVTAYLDRLLQLAEAANSGK
- a CDS encoding TRAP transporter large permease, which codes for MPNETIGALGFAVLAVLVLLGMPIGFAFMFTGLGGLLLLRGVDTTLGFARFGPFGATESTVLTVLPLFILMGNFLIVSGTATELFDAAYKWVGRFRGGLAYATILGVFGFSVISGSSAASTATFGRVALPEMKARGYDDRLSSGTIAAGATMDILVPPSITAVLYGLITETSIGKVLIAGFLPGFVVMASYFVVIFVLLRWKPGWAPSHAVTVTWRERFASLKGIMPTMVIMMLVMGTIYLGIATPTEAAAVGAVCVFALVAVRGKLSKAVMSSTFRGTMESTVMVLVILIGASVFTVFLTVSGVAQTAASHVINLGLPPLQFYIVLILLYIFLGMFLDPLAMMLITLPFLMPVVRTLGWDPVWFGIFIIRMAGIGLITPPLGLNVYVLKGVAPGVKLNAMWIGVAPFIVADMFTLALFYAFPDIILVLPRMMR
- a CDS encoding TIGR03617 family F420-dependent LLM class oxidoreductase; its protein translation is MQFDAKTWTASPQEMAEVARYAERLGFAGLWNDETKHDPYLCLALATQSTERIELGISIALAFPRSPTVAAHSSWDLQQLSKGRFILGLGTQVKAHITRRFGMTWAPPAARMREYVQAMRQVWECWQNGRPPDFTGQYYTVTLMNHMFNPGPIPYKMPPVYLAGAGPLMIRLAGELADGLAVHPLNTVRYLKDSVLPGIREGAARAGRDPKSVVIASSVFAITGRTKAEKAEERKAVRRWIAFYASTPTYRPSMLDPYGWGEINPRLNQLAKEGKWEEMERVIPEDMEREVAVTGEWDELVPQLRQRYEGLVDRIHLMVDFGPGDRSAFWEALAKSARS